In one Apteryx mantelli isolate bAptMan1 unplaced genomic scaffold, bAptMan1.hap1 HAP1_SCAFFOLD_324, whole genome shotgun sequence genomic region, the following are encoded:
- the LOC136996256 gene encoding olfactory receptor 10A7-like, which yields MSGVNKTMVTEFILLGFSNLAQFQLLFFVVLLLLYMVTLLGNILIILITTVDPALHSPMYFFLRNLSLLEICLTLVVVPQLLSNLLAEKKSISFLGCMAQMFFSFSFGTVECFLLAAMAYDRYVAICNPLRYTNIMNRRVCIQVMVALWLSGIPVGTVQITLLFSLPFCGPNEVNHFFCDGPPLLELVCADTSLFETYVLTGTVIGIMCPFVLILVSYACILHTVLKMKSAAGRHKAFSTCSSHLIVVTLLYGTGILAYLQPKSDYFPDIKKFLALSYTVITPTLNPIIYSLRNREMKESLWRTLRRKTAKTPSFITHVLL from the coding sequence ATGTCCGGGGTTAATAAGACCATGGTGACAGAGTTCATTCTTTTGGGCTTTTCCAATCTTGCCCAGTTCCAGCTTCTGTTCTTTGTGGTGCTTTTGCTTCTTTATATGGTGACCCTCCTGGGGAACATCCTCATCATCCTCATCACCACGGTGGACCCTGCCCTTCACagccccatgtacttcttcctccggAACTTGTCTCTCCTGGAGATCTGCTTGACTCTAGTGGTTGTTCCCCAGCTCCTTTCAAACCTCCTTGCTGAGAAGAAATCCATCTCCTTCCTGGGCTGCATGGCACAgatgtttttctccttctcctttggtACTGTGGAGTGCTTTCTTCTAGCTgccatggcctatgaccgctatgttgctaTATGCAACCCTCTGCGCTACACAAACATTATGAACAGGAGGGTCTGTATCCAAGTCATGGTGGCTCTGTGGCTCTCAGGGATTCCTGTGGGGACGGTGCAGATCACATTGCTCTTCAGCCTCCCATTCTGTGGACCTAATGAAGTGAACCATTTCTTTTGTGATGGACCTCCACTGCTAGAGCTGGTGTGTGCAGACACCTCCCTGTTTGAGACGTATGTCCTCACAGGCACAGTCATTGGTATCATGTGCCCATTTGTGTTGATCCTGGTGTCCTACGCCTGCATCCTCCACACTGTGCTGAAGATGAAGTCTGCAGCAGggaggcacaaagccttttccacttGCTCCTCTCATCTCATAGTGGTCACCCTGTTGTATGGTACTGGTATTCTGGCATACCTCCAGCCCAAATCTGACTACTTCCCAGACATCAAGAAGTTCTTGGCTCTTTCCTACACGGTAATTACACCAACATTAAATCCCATCATCTATAGTCTGAGGAACAGAGAGATGAAGGAGTCCCTCTGGAGGACCCTGCGGAGGAAAACTGCCAAGACTCCTTCTTTTATCACCCATGTCCTGTTGTAA